A stretch of Cucumis sativus cultivar 9930 chromosome 2, Cucumber_9930_V3, whole genome shotgun sequence DNA encodes these proteins:
- the LOC101212913 gene encoding peroxisome biogenesis protein 22, whose product MADASSKDDLLQLIKRFGAYLTLKMSNFFPISLQNLDSRSVGAIAGFAVAIIFTWRLLRSSNGHQRQQPKRQMPAPSSSASNAGLNTNEQSIPSGVCSPSEDLRAHNVVDEFFQPVKPTLGQIVRQKLSEGRKVTCRLLGIILEEYSPEDLQKQATVRSSVLEVLLEITKYCDLYLMETVLDDESEKKVLSALEDAGVFTSGGLVKDKVLFCSTENGRTSFVRQLEPDWHIDSNPEIITQLARFIKYQLHVAPIRHERSASNIFSSPSLEQFFGNI is encoded by the exons ATGGCCGATGCTTCCTCCAAAGACGACCTACTTCAGCTGATCAAGCGCTTTGGGGCTTATCTCACTCTCAAGATGTCCAATTTCTTCCCGATCTCTCTCCAGAATCTG GATTCACGATCTGTTGGGGCTATTGCTGGATTTGCTGTTGCAATAATTTTCACATGGAGACTGTTGAGATCCTCTAATGGACATCAGAGACAACAACCAAAAAGGCAAATGCCTGCACCAAGTAGTTCTGCTTCTAATGCTGGATTAAATACAAATGAACAATCGATACCTTCTGGAGTTTGTTCACCTTCAGAGGATTTAAGAGCACACAATGTTGTTGATGAATTCTTCCAGCCAGTCAAG CCAACTCTGGGTCAGATTGTGAGGCAAAAATTGAGTGAAGGAAGAAAG GTTACATGTCGTTTACTTGGAATAATTCTAGAGGAATACAGTCCAGAGGATCTGCAG AAACAAGCCACTGTGAGGTCCTCAGTATTGGAAGTACTGTTGGAGATTACGAAATATTGTGATCTTTATCTTATGGAAACGGTGCTGGATGATGAGAGCGAA AAAAAAGTTCTTTCAGCACTCGAAGATGCAGGAGTTTTCACATCCGGTGGTCTGGTGAAGGACAAG GTTCTCTTCTGTAGTACAGAGAATGGGCGAACATCTTTTGTGCGTCAACTGGAACCCGATTGGCATATAGATTCCAATCCTGAAATCATCACCCAGTTAGCT AGGTTCATCAAATATCAACTTCATGTAGCTCCAATCCGACACGAACGGTCAGCTTCTAACATTTTCAGCTCTCCATCCTTGGAACAGTTCTTTGGAAACATTTAA